The proteins below come from a single Chitinophaga pinensis DSM 2588 genomic window:
- a CDS encoding phytoene desaturase family protein — protein sequence MKNSYDAIVIGSGPNGLAAAILLQQQGLSVLVIEGRDEIGGGLRSKELTLPGFTHDICSAIHPMAQTSPFFSQLPLAQFGLSFLHPVADAAHPFDDGTAAVLYSSLEKTAELLGSDRQTYERLFRPLLQDFKDLSEDILGPLQLPKHPLTMAKFGLKALPSAMHLAKRFKTREARGLFGGVAAHAIQPLTNIATSAIGLVLMANSHVSGWPAPKGGAQSLANALGAYFTSLGGEIVTGNFVKALKELPPSKAVLLDVTPKQLLQIAGERFTSFYKWQLKRYKYGMGVFKVDWALDGPVPFTAAACREAGTIHLGNTIEEIATNEQRTVDGQHPELPYTLFVQHSIFDKTRAPEGKHTAWGYCHVPNGSTRDMTAAIENQVERFAPGFKDLIIGRHVMNTADVEAYNPNYIGGDINGGLLDITQLYTRPALRWSPYTTPAKGIYVCSSSTPPGGGIHGMCGYHAAKKALKDVFGVRL from the coding sequence ATGAAGAATTCATACGACGCTATTGTCATCGGCTCAGGACCTAACGGACTCGCGGCAGCGATACTCCTGCAACAGCAGGGTTTATCCGTGCTTGTGATAGAAGGCCGTGACGAGATCGGTGGAGGTTTACGATCCAAGGAATTGACATTGCCGGGATTTACGCATGATATCTGTTCTGCTATTCATCCTATGGCGCAGACGTCGCCTTTCTTTAGCCAGTTGCCGTTGGCGCAGTTTGGCTTATCTTTTCTCCATCCTGTAGCGGATGCTGCGCATCCTTTTGATGATGGAACGGCGGCCGTGTTGTATTCTTCCCTGGAGAAAACGGCTGAGTTACTGGGTAGTGACCGTCAGACTTATGAGCGGCTGTTTCGTCCCTTACTACAAGATTTTAAAGATCTCTCTGAAGATATACTGGGCCCTTTGCAGCTGCCGAAACATCCGTTAACGATGGCTAAATTCGGATTGAAGGCATTACCTTCTGCTATGCATCTGGCGAAGCGTTTTAAGACAAGGGAAGCACGTGGATTGTTTGGAGGAGTGGCTGCACATGCGATACAACCTTTGACAAATATTGCGACTTCCGCGATAGGACTGGTGTTAATGGCGAATAGTCATGTAAGTGGATGGCCTGCGCCGAAAGGAGGCGCACAGTCGCTGGCCAATGCATTGGGCGCTTATTTTACTTCATTAGGTGGAGAGATCGTGACAGGAAACTTTGTCAAGGCATTAAAGGAGTTGCCGCCTTCGAAGGCAGTGTTACTGGACGTTACGCCGAAGCAGTTATTACAGATTGCGGGCGAAAGATTTACTTCATTTTATAAATGGCAGCTGAAACGCTATAAATACGGGATGGGCGTATTTAAGGTAGACTGGGCGCTGGATGGCCCCGTTCCTTTTACAGCGGCAGCTTGCAGAGAAGCAGGTACGATTCACCTGGGTAATACCATTGAGGAGATAGCCACCAATGAGCAACGTACCGTGGATGGTCAGCATCCTGAATTACCTTATACCTTGTTTGTACAACATAGTATTTTTGATAAAACCCGGGCTCCGGAAGGCAAGCATACGGCCTGGGGCTATTGTCATGTACCGAATGGTTCTACCAGAGACATGACTGCCGCGATTGAAAACCAGGTGGAGCGTTTTGCACCCGGTTTTAAGGATCTGATTATCGGCAGGCATGTGATGAATACCGCCGATGTAGAAGCATATAACCCTAATTATATCGGGGGAGATATTAATGGTGGTCTCCTGGATATTACACAACTCTACACCCGCCCAGCTTTGAGATGGTCACCCTATACGACGCCTGCTAAGGGCATTTACGTTTGTTCCTCTTCAACACCTCCCGGTGGAGGTATTCATGGTATGTGTGGTTATCATGCGGCGAAGAAGGCATTAAAAGATGTTTTTGGCGTCCGCCTGTAG
- a CDS encoding fibronectin type III domain-containing protein — MLNFTKASLYVALLCATVPALAQTNITSTAGSLTAQYGNSNAVENYPKLIDNNTSTKYYIDKTSLWVQFEAARSAVVTQYSITSANDYADRDPKNWNLQASNDGKTWTTLNTQTNQAFASRFLTKTYSFTNTTAYTIYRLNVIANNGAGAIQIAEWQLQGTLTGPASGPTNVTATVQSGYKINLTWSDNATNETGYRIESSLDAVNFLTRATVAANATTYTDSALSAGTSFIYRVRAVNATGVSSADTSDVVKTSVAPSGFDITNYTNAKFNDPYNTTGAEGLDKAFDNSPYTKYLAWAATTAIGYSLPGGAVATQYSITSANDASDRDPRNWTFQGSNDSTNWTNLQVVTDQQFTARYKKRTYVFPNTTSYKYYRLNITANNGASITQLSEFEIIGTGTGTVNTGVPAAPTGFTTQSVSSNQIILDWADAASTETNYRLERTTDTLNWNTAFVLPVNTTHFYSLDLSPLTKYYYRLRAENANGASAWVTGNNTTLTATPKSVWQEHWFAHVEPLTLNYSNSSVNIYFDAAVSPSITWMNQDFTNVWEYVKQNYGSFSDPKLNMVFHSKAGYSGGHPANVFDASHDYANVGDLGGSWATREGWNLHASIHEVGHIVEGGSKGVHNSPSFPIWGDSKWAEIFIYDVMKRLGWSADAQQAYNDFVVKAESFPSPDTYWFRDWFYPIYDRADSSAALNRYFELLSQYFPQHNGEYTRDLNLGEFVHFWSGAAQFSLELQADTAFGWTKQLEMQFKQAQIDFPFTYPQPLLAPAVAAVPEKKAAVLNIWPNPASNVLNLSLPDAVKVYNVDIYNIAGVKRVSQRIKGNYNSLSISSLPDGVYIVTVTDDKKIIHRQKIVVSNTNR, encoded by the coding sequence ATGCTTAATTTTACAAAGGCATCTTTGTATGTGGCCCTCCTATGCGCTACCGTGCCGGCACTAGCTCAGACGAACATTACGTCTACAGCAGGTTCGCTGACCGCGCAGTATGGAAATTCCAACGCCGTGGAAAACTATCCGAAGTTGATAGACAACAACACCAGTACGAAGTATTACATTGACAAAACGTCCCTTTGGGTTCAATTCGAAGCGGCAAGATCCGCCGTTGTTACCCAGTACTCAATTACCTCTGCAAACGATTATGCTGACCGCGATCCAAAGAACTGGAATCTGCAGGCATCGAATGATGGTAAAACATGGACTACGTTGAACACGCAGACCAACCAGGCATTTGCCAGTCGTTTTCTGACAAAAACCTATTCCTTTACCAACACAACTGCTTACACTATTTACCGCCTGAATGTTATTGCGAATAATGGCGCAGGCGCTATTCAGATAGCAGAGTGGCAATTGCAGGGAACATTGACAGGACCTGCTTCCGGACCTACGAATGTGACTGCCACCGTTCAATCAGGTTATAAAATAAACCTGACCTGGTCGGACAATGCCACCAACGAAACCGGTTACCGTATCGAAAGCTCACTGGATGCGGTTAATTTCCTGACACGTGCTACTGTTGCTGCAAATGCAACTACTTACACAGATAGCGCACTGAGTGCAGGTACCAGCTTTATCTACCGCGTAAGAGCGGTAAATGCGACAGGTGTATCTTCCGCAGATACTTCCGATGTTGTGAAAACAAGCGTGGCTCCTTCCGGATTTGATATCACCAATTACACGAACGCAAAGTTCAACGATCCGTATAATACAACTGGTGCTGAAGGATTGGATAAAGCTTTTGATAACAGCCCTTATACCAAATACCTGGCGTGGGCGGCTACAACTGCTATTGGTTATTCCCTGCCAGGTGGCGCCGTAGCTACACAATACAGCATTACTTCTGCGAATGATGCATCAGATCGCGATCCACGCAACTGGACCTTCCAGGGTTCCAATGACAGTACTAACTGGACAAACCTGCAGGTAGTAACAGACCAGCAGTTTACTGCCCGTTATAAGAAACGTACTTATGTATTCCCTAACACAACTTCTTATAAGTATTACCGTTTGAATATTACTGCGAATAATGGCGCGTCTATTACTCAGTTGTCAGAATTCGAAATCATCGGTACCGGCACAGGTACGGTGAATACAGGTGTTCCTGCTGCTCCGACAGGCTTTACGACGCAGTCGGTATCGAGCAACCAGATCATCCTGGATTGGGCGGATGCTGCAAGTACAGAAACTAATTACCGTCTTGAAAGAACGACAGATACGCTGAACTGGAACACAGCATTTGTATTACCAGTAAATACGACGCATTTCTATTCTCTCGACCTGTCTCCGCTGACGAAATATTATTACCGTCTCAGGGCAGAAAATGCGAATGGTGCATCTGCATGGGTAACTGGCAACAATACCACATTGACGGCTACACCGAAATCAGTATGGCAGGAACATTGGTTTGCGCATGTAGAACCATTGACCCTGAACTATTCTAACAGTAGTGTGAACATCTATTTTGATGCGGCGGTAAGTCCGTCTATTACCTGGATGAACCAGGATTTCACGAATGTATGGGAGTATGTAAAACAGAACTACGGTTCTTTCAGCGATCCTAAGCTGAACATGGTGTTCCATAGTAAAGCAGGTTATTCCGGTGGTCACCCTGCGAATGTATTCGATGCTTCTCATGACTATGCGAATGTGGGCGATCTTGGTGGTAGCTGGGCTACCCGTGAGGGCTGGAACCTGCACGCGTCTATTCATGAAGTAGGCCATATCGTAGAAGGTGGCAGCAAAGGCGTACATAATTCACCTTCTTTTCCGATCTGGGGAGATAGCAAATGGGCTGAAATCTTCATCTATGATGTAATGAAACGTCTGGGATGGTCAGCTGATGCACAGCAGGCATACAATGACTTTGTGGTGAAAGCAGAGAGCTTCCCTAGTCCGGATACTTACTGGTTCCGTGACTGGTTCTATCCGATCTACGACAGAGCGGATTCCAGTGCTGCGTTGAACAGGTATTTCGAGCTGTTATCACAGTATTTCCCGCAACATAATGGCGAATACACCCGTGACCTGAACCTGGGTGAGTTTGTGCATTTCTGGAGTGGCGCGGCTCAGTTCAGTCTGGAACTGCAGGCTGATACTGCATTTGGTTGGACCAAACAACTGGAGATGCAGTTCAAACAGGCACAGATCGATTTTCCGTTTACCTATCCACAGCCATTGTTAGCACCGGCTGTAGCGGCTGTACCGGAAAAGAAAGCTGCTGTGTTGAACATCTGGCCTAACCCTGCGAGCAACGTACTGAATCTTTCCCTGCCAGATGCAGTGAAGGTGTACAATGTGGATATCTACAATATCGCTGGTGTGAAAAGAGTGTCTCAGCGTATCAAAGGCAATTACAATAGTCTGAGCATTTCATCCCTGCCGGATGGTGTATATATTGTGACTGTTACTGATGATAAAAAGATCATTCACCGTCAGAAGATCGTGGTAAGTAATACGAACCGCTAA